From the genome of Nicotiana tabacum cultivar K326 chromosome 17, ASM71507v2, whole genome shotgun sequence:
gtatatcttaagatgtatatgtagtatagtatatatagtatatcttaagatgtatatatagtatatcgaatatagtttatatatcttatgagatgtatatatagtatagactatagtatagtataaatataagcttatatgtatactatactatactataatatatatacatcttactatatataagctatattcgatttatatactatatatacatcttaagatatactatatatacatgtatatctactatatatatctagtatatctagtatactatgtatatatagtatatcttaagatgtatatatagtatagtatatatacagtccaacgttttttttttttaaaaaaaaattaaaaaaaaaaatagccgttgggcccgctaggcccgctaaggggaccgggccggtcccgggccctggcgggccaaacggtcccgggcctgacgggcttaatcataggaccggcccacgagaccagACCACGCCCGCTAAAaccggaccaaacggtcctggccgGTTTAGCCGTTTGGCCCGTCTGGCCCGCGGTCCTGGCCGGTTTAGCCGTTTGGCCCGTCTGGCccgcggtcctgggccggtcccgggcctggaccggcccacttgccaggccTATGCATTCATCTGCATACTTTGGAACACCAATTGCACTAGCTATCCTACTCAAAGCATCTCGGCTCTAGCAACCCATAGGTAGACTAGGGAATTCAACCCACAAAGGTAACTCTGTAAGGAACTCAACATTAAAATCAAACTCTAGGCATCATTGTTTCAATATCATAGGTTTGTTGTTAATGCTATATGGGCCTGCATATTGTACTTCATTCAGATCTGCTATCGATTgaaatttaacaatataatagcCTTCTTCATGATAATACACATCAGGTTCTGCCACCATATTCTAATTTTGGGTCACATATCGTTTCATATAGTTATATCCTGGTGTTTCACCTATCACATATACTACTAGAGCAGCCTTCCTTTTATCAGCTTCCCTATTGGTTTCTTCCTTATCAAGCTTGATCATAAGATTTCCTTCAACCAATTCTAGCACTATGTAATCTAGAGACATACTGTTAGTTGTTGCACGATTACGAGTGAATAACCCAAGCCAGGTGGAATCTAGGGCTTATCCTTTGTTGCTGACTCAGGTTACCTCAATTCTGGTTGTTTGAGCTGCGTTGCTTGTTGTTGTTCGTTAATTCTGTCAATTGCAGCTGTGGTCCatttaaattcaattttttttaactcCAGTGGTCGTTTTATTTGCCGAGATCAGCGGAGACAGAGATGGGAATTGGGTTGCTAAAGGCGTAATTACTCGTTGCTCGCTACCATTTTCTAGGGTTTCGGCTATCACCCTAGCACTGACTGAGCTCCCCACTGTTACAATTGCTTATTTTTTCGGACGTCCTCGCCCTCAGGCCATGGCCGCCGCCGTCGGCATACGTTTACTTAACTTGCGCCGAGAGCCCTAGGCTAGTATCAAAAAACAACTACCAAAAAACTATTTCGTGTTTCAGTTAgtgaaaattttttaaaaattatttaatagtagcatatttggccaaacttttaaaatctgcataatttgaaaagtgcttttcaaaaaaatagttttagtGAGAAACAAtttatgtttggctaattaatttgaaaaacactttgtgtttgactaattaatttgagaaataattagtgtttggccaagcttataaAAGCTCAAGCACTCAAGTCCATTAGGACACCTCATTATCAGATGTTTGAGGCAGAGCACTGAAGCTGAAGATTTCAAGTCATAAGAAACAGCACTCCgaagttgaagatttgaagccAACAATTTTCTCATGTAATAAAGTAAGATGTGATCGATGCCCATTGAAGTGAACCTTCACGTTTTGCTAATATTTGAAGATATTATGTGAACATTGTGAAGATCTGAAGGTCCAATCACTTGAAGATTGTAAGATAGCAAAAATCTTTTCAAATCTTTGTTGAATAATGGCGTTTATTTTTCTGCTGTTAGTACGTCAAACTTGACTCATAAAAATATATTGTAACTTGCAAACCTGTCCAAAGTTCAACAGGTTAGACAAGTgttattcttatttatttatgaGCTAGCTAATTTGGACTATACTGGGTCAACTCGGGGTATGTTGGAGGCTCAAATAAACCCGTTCAAATTGAAGGGTTTAATTTGAAAAAAGTTCACTGTGTTAATCTccaaacaaatgaaaaaaaaacacgCTGTTTGTATATATGATACTTCGAATTTCACAAATTGAAATTATAacattaaaattttaagaaaaagaagcagcataaaaaaattatattaattattaagtgATAAACATATATGATAATCAAAAGAGACAGTAGAATATGAACAAACAAAAGAGAATCAGATAGAAACTGTGGAAAAGAGAAGACTGATacaaattacaacaacaacatacccagtatagtTTCACAGGTGGGTTTTGGCAAGACTGATACAAATTAAAGTAATAAAGTTTAAGCTGTTTATGCTTGCAGCCAGGGGCATAAGCAAAAATTTCAGTAAGTAGTGTCAAAATTTATAAAAGAACATGAATAAAtaagggatctttacacaaatagccggtcatatttattgtttattttttctagtcatatacataaattatacattaaatatatataattatacatgtataatacataaattatgtatatattatacattcaccggctatttttagtttaagcaatTGGATggacggctatttgggttaattcttcaataaataattttaattatcaTATTTTTATATAGTAAATAACTTTAGTCCATTAATTTTGTTGAAACGTTAGAAAATGTCCTAAGTTCAATTCTTCTTAATAACAATTTTTACCATCAAGGTTCTCTCAAATATTTGCACAAAATATGTATTGTTGCAGTTCAAACATCTAACCTTTTAAAGCAGAATCAAGCACTTAACCAACGCACTAGGAGACAATTTGGTCAAATAGTGTCATTTCTTCATACTTATTCGTTTTCTCACcgtattaatacatatatttagtaaaaaaattCAATGAACGCTTCGCTTAACGTGCGTCCGCCCCTGCTCGGAGCAAAACAATTGCATGAATGAAAGAAAACCAGACTGAGGCATTAGCAATTGTTGTTGAATGTATATGAGCCTCTAAGAGAGAAGCTTAGCCACATATTTGAATGTTTTAATCTCTTAAGGTAAAAAACAAAGCTCGCCTAGTTCATCTTAAACTCAAGCAAATTTGAGCGAGTGGAATCATGATTCGTTTTACTCATTTGAATCTGTTCAAATTTAACCTAACCCATCAATGTAACACATCTACTCTCAACTCTCTATATTAGCATGAGGTGTGCAACTGGTATTTAAAGATAAGGTACCAAAATGAAAAATGGTGCCAAATTTGAGACCATAACTAAATCCTTCAGCTTATGGGCCTCAGAACCGTATTTGGTCCTTTAGCAGAGTTGCTTCTTTGGGCCTTCTGTAGATCTTTATTGGGCCTACCATTTTCGGTTGTGTGGGCGTTAAGACTTAAGAGtacctctttcctttcttttccacATGGTTAAAGCACTTTTAAAACTACTTATTGCTAATTGTGTCATTATGATAGTCAGCACAGGAACAGGGGGTTTTACACCTGACATCAGATCTTAACACCAAAGGAATCACCTTTTGACATTTTTCTCGGGTCAATTCCCCACCGGTTTCTGCAATTAAGCGACCCGCCAAAACCCTAATCTCAAATTCAAACCCTATCTCAATTCAATATGATCCCTTACATTTCCTCTGCTGACCCACCTTCCATGGCCGCTTTTACCACCAGCTCCACTTTCTCACCTCCGCCGTCCGGCGGTGATGATTTTAATTACGATGCCTCTTGGTACGGTAACATCCAGTACCTGCTTAATATCTCTGCCGTCGGAGCCTTCACTTGCCTTTTCATTTTCATCTTCGTTAAGCTTCGAAGCGATCACCGTCGCATGCCGGGTCCCACCGCCATCGCCTCTAAGCTTCTCGCCGCCTGGCACGCCACTGGCCGTGAAATCGCCCGCCACTGCGGTGCTGACGCCGCCCAATTTCTCCTTATTGAAGGCGGCAGCTCGGCGCTGCTATTATTCCTTGCCTTCCTTGCCCTTGCTGTAATGCTGCCGTTGAATATTCATGCTGGAAAGGCTCCTATGGCTGATCAGTTTTCAAAGACTACAATAAATCATATAGAAAAAGGTTCTCCTTTACTCTGGATTCACTTTatatttgttgttattgttgttgttttggtACATTATGGTATTAGTGAAATACAAGAAAGGTTGAAAATTACTAGGCTTAGAGATGGCTATGGAAATCCAAGTGGGCCTGTTACAAATAGTAGTACAATTTTTACAATTATGGTGCAGGGAGTACCTAAAACCTTAGGTTTTGATAAGACACCATTGGTGGATTATTTTCAGCATAAGTATCCGGGCAAGGTGTATAGAGTAGTTGTGCCCATGGATTTGTGTGCGTTAGATGATTTAGCGACAGAGTTGGTGAAGGTTCGGGAAGATATCTCCAAATTAGTGTCAAGGATTGAGTCACGGGGTTATTTGAATGAGGAGGAAGAGGATGATAATGATAGTGTGAATGGATGGGGTTTGTTTGAGCGACTGCGCTTTCTGTGGAGAAAGGCCAAGGATATTTGGTATCGTGTTGTTGATCAATTGGGTTTCTCAGATGAAGAGAGGTTGAGAAAATTGCAAGAGCTGAGAGCTGATTTGGAGATGGAAATGGCATCTTATAAAGAAGGGCGGGCAAGAGGTGCTGGTGTAGCTTTTGTTGTGTTTAAGGATGTCTTTACAGCTAATAAGGCTGTCCAGGATCTCCGAAATGAGAAGAGGAGGCGATATGGTCGGTTCTTTTCAGTCGTGGAGTTGCAACTACAGAGGAACCAGTGGAAAGTAGAAAGAGCTCCTTTAGCTAACTGACATATACTGGAACCACTTGGGTTCGACAAAGTTCTCTTTAAGGTTACGCAGAGTGCTGGTGAACACATGCCTACTGTTGATGCTGTTGTTCTGCAGCTCTCCACTCGCTGTGATTAGTGCCATCCAAAGTGCAGGGCGAATAATCAATGCTGAAGCAATGGATCATGCTCAAATGTGGCTGAACTGGGTGCAGGGCTCGAGCTGGCTGgcaacaataatatttcaatttttgCCCAATGTTCTTATTTTTGTGAGCATGTATATTGTTATCCCTTCAGTTCTTTCTTATCTTTCAAAATTTGAACGACATCTTACTGTATCTGGTGAGCAAAGGGCTGCACTATTGAAAATGGtttgcttctttctagtaaatctCATTCTCCTTAGAGCCCTGGTCGAATCATCACTTGAGGGTGCACTCTTAAGCATGGGTCGCTGTTATTTGGATGGAGAAGATTGCAAAAAGATTGAACAATACATGACTGCTTCTTTTTTGACAAGGACATGCCTCTCGTCTCTTGCATTTTTAATTACAAGCAGTTTCTTGGGTATATCTTTTGATTTATTAGCTCCAATTCCTTGGATTAAGAAGCAGCTTCAAAAGTTTCGAAAAAATGACATGCTTCAGCTGGTACCAGAAAGGAGCGAGGACTATCCTTTGGAAAATCAAGACATTGATAGCTTGGAGAGGCCTCTAATTCATGAAAGGAGTTCAACTGTGGTTGACAACAATGGATTTTTAAATGATTCCTCTCCAGATGGAATTGATTTCCCAGGACAAGATTTGTCTGAATACCCTCCAGTCAGCCGAACCTCACCAGTTCCAAAGCCAAAGTTTGATTTTGCGCAATATTATGCTTTCAATTTGACAATATTCGCCCTGACCCTGATCtattgttcatttgctcctctcgTGGTTCCTGTTGGTGCAGTTTACTTTGGGTACAGGTATGTGGTTGACAAGTACAACTTCCTGTTTGTATACAGAGTGCGCGGTTTCCCTGCCGGTAATGATGGGAGGTTGATGGATACTGTATTGAGTATCATGAGGTTTTGTGTTGACTTGTTTCTCCTGGCAATGCTACTTTTCTTTTCTGTACGAGGAGACTCAACAAAGCTTCAAGCCATATTCACACTCGGGTTGTTAGTGATGTATAAAATTTTGCCTTCTGATAATGATGCTTTTCAGCCAGCTCTATTACAAGGCATACAGACTGTTGACAACATTGTTGAAGGGCCGACTGATTATGAGGTGTTCTCACAACCTACATTTGACTGGGATACATATAATTCATGACTTGTGCATAAAACCAAACATTTGTCTTGAGATTTGTATATATGTTTATTTGTTATTGGATGTGTTTCTGAATCTATCAAATCTCTCTTTCTCTGTTCTTGGTTTGTGCTTTCGATGGAGCTTTAGTTGGAAAGATATTTGGCTTAGGACCACAAGTGCAATGGCCAACGAGTCACACGTTATAATGTTTTAATTGGTTCCAGTGTATTAATCTATTGGCCCTATATCGATCTTTGAGGGTGACAAGTTGTTTATAGACATCTAGCAAATGCCTTGCTATAATTTTGCCAAAGTGTTATGGACATATAGCACAGATGCCTTGATATAAAATTGTTAGATATGGACTCTACCTtactctttatttcttttctctcCTTTCTCTTTATTTCAATTGTTTATCTTTTACTTTATTAGTATTTTCAGTGCATAAATCAGCAGTCTGTATTTTTAGGATTAGGTTGTTGTCTATATAGTATTATTTGTCGACAGGACGTCTTTTGCTTCTCTTAGTGTGAGATTTTTAAATTTAGTTTTTTTtcaacatttataaatttagTTTACCCTGCCATTCTGTATCCATAATACAGCTTGGGCAGACCAAGTTTGGGACCAATTTACTGAATGAGTAGATGTTTACCCCAACATCTGCTCAAGTTTACTTTTAGTGTTATTACGTGTTTGGTTCATTTCGCTGGGGGGAGAAACATTTATGGCTTTGGCTTCTCAAATGACTAGATTTCTCATCTAACTTACTTTTAATCTGCTCATTGTACAAGCGAATTGCTGTTGCCCTGTTTTATTTGTCCTTCACTTTGCAGCATTGCAGGGTAGTCCATTTCCTAATCGTAACATCTGTAGTGTGTTTTTCTCATTTCAAAATGTTGTTTCAAACCAGGAAGATAAGTTTAAAAAACCAGAGTTCTTGGAATGAATTGTCTGATCTGTGTGCTGTTTCCTTGTGCCTTCATGTTGGCATATGATTGTTGTCCAGGTAGGGTCAATCCCATGTGAAAACAAGTTAGTAATATATATTGGTTTGATGAAACCTTAAGGCCTTTTTTTTTAGGGCACGAATGTTTTTCTTTTGGTGTTCTCGCGACTTGTGTTTTCTAGGTAACCAAAAGAGTGCTGCTTATTCTCTCTTTGGTGTTGAAGAGTGGTGAGAAAATGGTTTCATAGTTTTTGAGTCAGATTAAAACAGATTATAAGTAAAAGCTAAAAAGCATAATTAAACTTTAAAAGGAGTTCGAAGTTCACCTGCAAAATTCAATGTAAGGCGCATTTCACAGAAACTTTTGGGGTCGTTGACCTTACGCTATGGACTCTGATCCAAAAGGAAAGAATCAAAATGCACGGGATTTATACCTCTTCTTTATTTGGTAGCCAGAAGGTAAGGAATCAGTTAATTAGAGATACAATGGTTATTAatgaaattcacagtatatgcacctaaagaaaaaaataaaacaagtatGGACAGTGTGCATAATATTCTAATTCTAATCTAACTATTAATAAGAGGGAATAAGCACACAGGAGGTCAACATGCCTGGTTGGCAACTCAAGGACGTTTTggtaaattcaattattaaaatGGAGCAATGTGATTGGCCGAAATGGCATCTTACTGTAGTTGCCATATAAATCTTTGAATGACTTAGACAAAATTGCCCCTTGCATATCTCATCATACATCACCAAAGT
Proteins encoded in this window:
- the LOC107828202 gene encoding LOW QUALITY PROTEIN: hyperosmolality-gated Ca2+ permeable channel 4.1 (The sequence of the model RefSeq protein was modified relative to this genomic sequence to represent the inferred CDS: deleted 1 base in 1 codon); this encodes MIPYISSADPPSMAAFTTSSTFSPPPSGGDDFNYDASWYGNIQYLLNISAVGAFTCLFIFIFVKLRSDHRRMPGPTAIASKLLAAWHATGREIARHCGADAAQFLLIEGGSSALLLFLAFLALAVMLPLNIHAGKAPMADQFSKTTINHIEKGSPLLWIHFIFVVIVVVLVHYGISEIQERLKITRLRDGYGNPSGPVTNSSTIFTIMVQGVPKTLGFDKTPLVDYFQHKYPGKVYRVVVPMDLCALDDLATELVKVREDISKLVSRIESRGYLNEEEEDDNDSVNGWGLFERLRFLWRKAKDIWYRVVDQLGFSDEERLRKLQELRADLEMEMASYKEGRARGAGVAFVVFKDVFTANKAVQDLRNEKRRRYGRFFSVVELQLQRNQWKVERAPLATDIYWNHLGSTKFSLRLRRVLVNTCLLLMLLFCSSPLAVISAIQSAGRIINAEAMDHAQMWLNWVQGSSWLATIIFQFLPNVLIFVSMYIVIPSVLSYLSKFERHLTVSGEQRAALLKMVCFFLVNLILLRALVESSLEGALLSMGRCYLDGEDCKKIEQYMTASFLTRTCLSSLAFLITSSFLGISFDLLAPIPWIKKQLQKFRKNDMLQLVPERSEDYPLENQDIDSLERPLIHERSSTVVDNNGFLNDSSPDGIDFPGQDLSEYPPVSRTSPVPKPKFDFAQYYAFNLTIFALTLIYCSFAPLVVPVGAVYFGYRYVVDKYNFLFVYRVRGFPAGNDGRLMDTVLSIMRFCVDLFLLAMLLFFSVRGDSTKLQAIFTLGLLVMYKILPSDNDAFQPALLQGIQTVDNIVEGPTDYEVFSQPTFDWDTYNS